GCCCAGCTGGTCAGGTGAGAGGCGCGTAAGCGCGCTCAGCGGCGCTTCGGCGGTGGCTGGTCCAGGGGGCGAGAACGGGTCCCGGCCTGGGCGAGGAATGCGCCAGCCCCAGGCTCAGTCCCTCCTCTTCTCCGCAGGATGATCACAGACGTGCAGCTCGCCATCTTCGCCAACATGCTGGGCGTGTCGCTCTTTCTGCTTGTGGTTCTCTATCACTACGTGGCCGTCAACAATCCCAAGAAGCAGGAATGAAAGTGGCGCTTTCTCCGCCCCAGGTAACGGTCCGGGGCTGCAGCGCCCAGCCCCCGGAGAGTGGAGTGGCGAGGCCGCGCCAGGGCCTGCAGGGTTCGAAACTTCAAATC
This genomic stretch from Panthera uncia isolate 11264 chromosome A3 unlocalized genomic scaffold, Puncia_PCG_1.0 HiC_scaffold_12, whole genome shotgun sequence harbors:
- the OST4 gene encoding dolichyl-diphosphooligosaccharide--protein glycosyltransferase subunit 4, giving the protein MITDVQLAIFANMLGVSLFLLVVLYHYVAVNNPKKQE